The sequence TTCATCTCGCGGCCCTGTGGGCGTTGATGACGGCACGCAATCTTCTGGCTCGCTTCTTGGCGGGCGGAGGAGCCATCGCCATCCTTTGGGGCTGGGCTCTATCGCAATATCCATATCTGGTCGAGCCCTCGGTCACGATTTACGATGCGGCTCCTCATAGTACATTGGACGTTTTACTGGCCAGCCTCCTTCTCGGATCCATTCTTCTCCTTCCCTTTCTATATTACTTGTACAATCTGTTCAAAGGTGATGTGCTCTCGCACCCTCATGGTTGAAGGGCGTACGCCCATCACTCTGTGTCAGTATCTGCAACTCCGTCGCAAAGGCTGGGGATAGTTCCAGTGGGCGATGAGTGTTACCCGCTTTATCATAGGTAAGATGTGACACAGTGGAAAAGCGTCGAGAGCCTCGAGGGAGAGGCCCAAGAGCCACATGCCTTGAGGAGAAACGGAGGAGGACATTATGCTGCTGAAATGGGCCGTGATCTTCTTTGTGATCTCTCTAATCGCCGCAGTCTTCGGTTTTACCGGCATAGCGGCCGGCGCGGCAGAAATCGCCAAAATTCTGTTCTATTTATTCCTGGCGATCTTTGTCATCCTGTTGATCGCAGGATTGGTCATTGGAGGAAAAATTGTCTCCTGAGACATCCGTGAGCGAAAGCCAGTTTCCTTACCTCTAGGTGGACGCAGTTGGGGGAATTTGCGAGCACCAGAGGACAGGAAGCGAGATACGGCGCACTAGAGCAGGCAATGGACACATTGAGATGGGTTTCGGAAACGGTCTCGATCCCTAATGCAAAGCGGTCTGCTCAAGAACTCCGTCCTCAAAAGAGGACGGAGTTCTTGTAGTCTGCCCATACCTCTTCATAATCCCTTTTCTACCGGAGGCGTGCTCCGTGCTGAAGGTACAACGGACCATATGCGTCCAATTGCATGCGACTCGGGACGGAAGCGGCAAAACCGACACAAGCCGCACGGTCAGGAGAGGGCCCTGTCCCGGATGGAGTTGCGTTCGGCGTGAGCATCAGGTGTAAGATCAGGCTTACGACCGCCAGATCTTAAAGCGGCATGAGCCCAAGATTTTCCACATTACCGGGCATGCCTTTCATAAGCTTGGTCGAATCCTTAAAAACAATGAACGAGCCCACATGAAGAGGTCCCTAGCCGTCGTTAATCGGCCTGGAACCGTCCATCCAGTTTGGAGAACGGATGTGGCGCGGTCTTGCGCGATAACCGATGTCCTCGGCCACCGACACCAGGTTTAGCCGTACCTCATTTCGGCTCCGATCGCGTCGGCACTCTCTCTTGCCTGTCGTGCTCTTGAGGAAGCGGACAATGAGTGATCCCCGTTCGTTCAGGCTGGTTCTTTCGTAATTAGTGCGTCTTCTGTGAAGTCTTATCAGCTTGTTTCAACGCTTCGGAAGACACCTCTTCAGTGGGATTACAGTCAGCCGAGACGTGTTCAGCTCGACGATCCGTGGCTCGGTTCCCTCGAATCCATAAGGCACGATTCTGACTGTCGACAGACACCGAAATGCGATCGCCTTTCTGGATGGGAGATTTCTCCGTCGTCTCAGTGACCTGGAATCGTACTTCTTTCCCATTCTTCTCCTTCATGACAAAATTCTCGCCATCTATCTGCGTGACTTCCCCCGTCACCAGGCGGCTTTGTTGATTTGCATCTTGTTCGGCATGCGCGGCATTTTGTCCGGCCGGTATATCGCATGGAAGTGCGATTGTTTTGTTTTTCGGTTCCTCTGCTGCTGATATAACATCACCCATTTGCAACACTGTGAATAGGCCCGACAGCAGCCACACTGCACCTAATGGCCTGCGGATACTCTTTGTTGTTGAATTCATAATGCCTCCTCATAAATCAATCGTACTGGTCTTCTCGCCGGCGGCCCATAACCGCGAACATACTTTCTTGCTCACTCGCAACTCATAAACTCTGATCTCTTGTCTCCTCCGGATGTGCCCAATCAATTCATATATATC is a genomic window of Candidatus Nitrospira kreftii containing:
- a CDS encoding hypothetical protein (conserved protein of unknown function), translating into MLLKWAVIFFVISLIAAVFGFTGIAAGAAEIAKILFYLFLAIFVILLIAGLVIGGKIVS
- a CDS encoding hypothetical protein (conserved protein of unknown function), with the translated sequence MNSTTKSIRRPLGAVWLLSGLFTVLQMGDVISAAEEPKNKTIALPCDIPAGQNAAHAEQDANQQSRLVTGEVTQIDGENFVMKEKNGKEVRFQVTETTEKSPIQKGDRISVSVDSQNRALWIRGNRATDRRAEHVSADCNPTEEVSSEALKQADKTSQKTH